Below is a genomic region from Methanosphaera sp. ISO3-F5.
CAACAACACAAAAACAATAAAAACAGACAACAACGGAACATACAAATACACAATAACAGCAAACAAAGTCGGAACAAACAACATAACCATAACATACACTGGAAACAAAAACCACAACCCAACAAACACAAACAAAACATTCACAGTAAACAAACAAGACATAAAAATAACAATAAACAAAATAAGCAAAACAAGATACACAGAAAACCTAACAATCACAGGAAAACTAACAGACAAAAACGGTAAAATAATCGCAGGAGCAAAACTCAAACTACAAATCAACAAAAACACAGCAACAATAAAAACAGACAAAAACGGAACATTCAAATACACAACCAAGGCAAGAGTAGTGGGAACAAACAACGTAACAATAACATACATTGGAAGCTACAGGTACAACAAAAACAATGCAAAAACAACATTCAATGCAATAAAACAAAAAACCAACATCACAATAAACAAAATAAAAGCAGTATACAAAGACAACATAACAGTAACAGGAAAACTAACCGATAAAAACGGTAAAGCTTTAGCAAATTCAAAAGTAAAAATTACCATCAACAAAAATTCAGTAACAGTAAAAACAGACAAAAACGGAACATACAAATACAATACAAGAGCATGGAACATAGGAACAAACAACCTAACAGTAAGATACGCAGGAAACACAAAATACACTTACAACATAACAAAAACAACATTCAAAACAACAAAAATACCATTAAAAATATCCATCAACACGATTAAAACAACAAGATACACAGAAAACATCACAATCAAAGGAATATTCAAAGACAAAAACGGAAAACTCCTAGGAAACAGTAAAATAAAAATCACATTAAACGGTAAAAGCGTAACAGTAAAAACAGACAAGAAAGGAGTATACACTTACACTACAAAAGCAAGAAAAGTAGGAGTAAACAACCTCACAGTAAGTCACCCAGGAAACAAAGTATACAACAAAATCACCAAGAAAACAACATTCAAAGTCATAAAACAAAACCTTAAAATAACAGTAAACGCCACTAAAAAAATAGGATACGGATCCAAAGTATACGTAAAAGGTCAACTAACTGATAAAAACGGTAAAATCATAAGAAACACAGTAATCACTATAAACATCAGCGGCAAAATCATCAGATCCAAGACAAACAGTAAAGGAATATACAATCATAGCCTCACAATCAATAAACTAGGAACCAACAATATCACAGTAAGCTACCCAGGAAACAAAAACTACAATAAAATAACCAAGAAAACCACATTCACTGTAACCAAACAAAGCGTGAAAATCAAAATCACAGGGACAAAACAAGTAAACAATACTCGGAAAGTAACAATCATTGGAAAACTAACAACCAAGGATGGAAAAGTACTAAGAAACAGTCAAGTAACACTAACAATAAATGGTAAAAACAAAACAGCAAAAACAGATACAAAAGGAGTCTTCACACTCACAACAACAGCTAAAAAAGGAACAAATACATTAATACCAACTTATAAAGCAAATAAATACTATAATCAGTACACTGGAACCGAACAAACTTTTAAAATAGCCTAGATAAATGTGAATAAGAATACCTATTTTCTTATTCACCCTATTTTTTTTGAAATAATATTTTTTTATACAAACTCTCAGCTTCCTGATATTATCAACGTTATCAATTTTTGATTGAGCATATGGGTATTTTTGTTGACTATATTTTTTTGTATTTGTGTGTTATATTTTTGTGGGTTTGGTATTGTTTGTTGCTTTTTATTAAGTGTTTATTTTATTATTCTGTATTTCTTTTTATATGTTTGGTTTTTATTTTTTTTTGTGTTTCTTGTTTTATTGTTATTGTCAACGTTGTCAATTTTTGATTGAGCATATGGGTATTTTTGTTGACTATATTTTTTTTGTTAGTCTTTTTATAATTTACTGGTTTTCAAGTTTCATTAAATATTTATTATGTGTAATTGCCTTTTTTGAGTATTAATAATAATATTACAATTTATTCCTTATTTAATGGAGGATTTGTATGAATGAACTGATGAAACCTCAAATAACAATGGAAATACTTTTATAAAGCATTTTTCGAATTATCTATAAAGTATGATTATTACTATTGTGGTATAATAACCTAATAACAATAATAAATATTGCACCATGAATATACATAGATTCAAATCTGAAGATGGAATAATATTTAATAGAAAAAAATAAAAACATTAACAATGAACTTGACTATCTATTCGAAGAATCATAAAACTATAATAAGAGATACATAACTTAACAAAAAGAGGATACTACAAATAATGGTTGATAATCATGAAAAATAGGATGGAAATAGCAAAAAAATTTGCTCAATCAATTAAATCAAAGTACATTGAACAGATAATATTATATGGTTCCGTAGCAAGAGGAGAGGATAATGAAAATTCAGATATAGATATCTTAATAATAACAGATAACTATGAAAAAATAGAAGATTTAATAGCTGAGGAAGTTTTAAACACAATTATTAAAGAAGAGGAATATGTTTCTACTAATATTATGACAAAACAACGTTATGAAAAAACCAAAAATTTTTCATTTTTAGAGAATATAAGAAAAGAAGGTGTTATCCTTGGATGAGGTATCAGAATTTTTCAAGAAAGCTCAACAGAAATTAGATTCAAGTAAATTATTATTGTGATGTTATAGTTTACTCGGATATTCTTAGTTTATAATGGTATAATATGTTTGCTTTTCTTGGTTTCTAATTTAGAGTAATGATTATTAAAATTTTTGTTATAAAATAAGATAAATTGTTTTTTTGTGGGGGTTTAAAAGAAGCTGTCGAGACTTGTTTGTCTTTCGTTGTTCATGATTTGTTCTTCGGAGTATCCTATGGATTCTAGTATTCGTAGTGTTGCTGGAAGTACTTGGTTTTGAATATAGTATTCTGGGTCGTATTCTTTGTCTCCAACGTATTCTACTGGTTCTGCACGTCTGCTGATTGGCTGGTTGCCTTTGGTTATGACGTATCTTATTATTGTTCCACTTGTAACTTTTTGGCCGTGTAGTCTTAGTTTTTCGGCTGCTATTACGTGTGGAGCTATTTGTTTGTAGTTTTCTGGTTTTTTGGTTAGTTTTGTATGAATTACTAGGTCTTCGATTGGTACATTACCACTGTTTAGTTTTTTGATAACGTTTTTCACTATCTTTTTTGCTTTGTTTGGTGATGCATCTTTCAGTATTGCTTCTAACACGTCGTGTTGTGTGTTTTTTGCTACTGGTGCCCAGTCTCTTCTTACTAGTTCTAATCCTTTGACGGTGATTTCACCTTCGTATATGACAGCGTATCTTTTCTTTGATACGAAGAATCCTCTGTCATAGTATCCTTCCAGTTCTAGTTCCATGTCGTCTGGAAGATCATGGTTTATGGAGCTGAGTAGCTCCGTTACCTGTTCTTCAATTATTTTTGGAATGCTCATTCGATTAATACACCGTTTACTATTCCTTTTTGACCTGGTCTTGAAGTTATTTTTGCTTTACCGATTTCGGTTTCTACTACTGCTCCTTTTGTGATGATGTTTCTTCTTACAAAGTGAGCGTTTGCAGAGTTTTCGAGTACGGTTTTTATTTCAACGTTTTTGCTGGAGTTATCTTTTGGGTCGATAACGTTGATTCTGTTTGCTACGGTTGCTCTTGCTTTTGTACCGTTTCCTCTTACGATAATTTCTTTTTTAACTTCTTCACCGATTCTGGTATCTGCTGGTGTTCTACCGAATTCAGCGTTTCTTTTGTTTCTGTTTCTTCTGGATCTTGCTCCAGTTGGTTTTCTTAATGAACTTCCTTGCCAAATAGCCATATATTTCACCTCAAGTTTTATTGTCCATGTAATTACATGTGTTAATTATAATTAAAATCCGTATAATACTCGTATAATAGTTTATTTTGATTATTTTTTGTAATCACTTGTTAATGAGTATTATCTTAGTATATACTATTTTACAATAATAATATAATATATCATTTCTTTAATATTTAAATTTATTGATTAATATTCATAAAAAAATATTGAAGGTAAGGGGTGGTGTTAATATCTGTCTCCTCGGTAACGATGTTTATGACCCTTATGTGATGATGATGCAGTACTTAATAAGTTGGATACAATATTTAATGCTGAACTGTTATTCTGTTGTGAACCGTTGCCTCTCTTAAGTGATGAATTATTAATCACTAAACCCAGAGCACTTGATACTAGGCCATAATCTCTTTCAAGCTGGCCTGCTAACTTAACATACTTGGATAAGCTGCTTTTTCTTCTTGCTTGTCTTCTATGTCTCAGTTTGCCTTCCTTTATTTTCAGTTCATTCTTTTTAATTTGTGCTTGTTTTCTTATTAAGGATGCTCTCTTATGGTCATATTCTTTTCTTTTTTCTTTATCTATTAATACATTATATGCTTCTGTGAGTATTCTGAATTTCTTAGCAGCATTTTCTGACTGGTTTACATCTGGATGATACTTTAATGCTAATTTTTTATATGATTTTTTAATGCTTTTATTGTCTGCATCCATTTTAACATTTAATATTTTATAATAATTTCTTTTAGGGTTCATGGACTTCTTTCCTTCTAGTTTGTTTTTCATCGTGAATATTGATAATAATTGATTATGTTCTAGTTTTGTTCTTTTATTATAATTAATTTTATCCGTAAAATCATTAATTTTATTGGAATAGTTTTTTATCATTTCTTATCTTTAATCCTATTTAAATGATGTATAAATAATATGAATAACATAAATATTATCAAATAAAATAAACAAATAGAAGGTTTTATGAATGGCATATAGTGATGATAAAATTAACATGGTTCATGGTGCAGGAGGAGAAGTCATGCAGGGCATGATTTCAGACATAATCCTGGGAAACCTGTCAAAAACTAGTGTAAATGGTGGGATTGGATTAGAATCATTAGATGATAGTGCAACAATACCATTGGATGATGACCATGTGGTGGTTACAACAATAGATGCACATACTGTTCAACCATTATTCTTCCCAGGGGGAGACATAGGAAGAATATCTGCTGCCGGAACATTAAACGATATCTCAGTAATGGGAGTAAAACCAGTATCATTAAGCAATGCAATGGTAATAAGTGAAGGATTCGAAAGAGCAGACCTTGAAAAAATAATCAAATCAATGAACAAAACATGTGAAGAAGTCGACGCAGCAATAATCACAGGGGACACAAAAGTAATAGACAGTGACAAGCTCGACAGCATGATAATAACAACAGCAGGAATAGGAATAGGTAAAAAAGAAGACATAGTAAGAGACTCCGGACTAGAAGTAGGAGACAAAGTCATAATCACAGGAAGCGTAGGAGACCATGGAATGGCAATCATGTCAAAACGTGAAGGATTCGGTTACGAAACAGAACTAAAATCCGACGTAGCACCAGTATGGTCAATGGTCGAAGCAGCAAAAGAAGTAGGAACAATCACTGCAATGAAAGACCCAACACGTGGAGGAATAGCAAACGCATTAAACGAAATGGCAACAAAAGCATCAGTAGGAATGCGTTTAGATGAAGAAAGAATACCTGTTAAATCAGAAGTAGAAGCTGTATCAGACATGCTAGGTATTGACCCATTCGAAGTAGCAAACGAAGGAAAAATCGTGATGGGAGTTAAGGCAGACGATGCAGAAGACATCCTACAAGCAATAAGAAAAACAAAATATGGAAAAGATGCAGAAATAATAGGAGAAGTAACAGAAGGAAAACGTGTAATCATGGAAACTCTTATCGGTGGAGAAAGATTAATAGAACCACCTATAGCAGATCCAGTACCAAGAGTATGTTAAAAAAAAGAGGTGTCCTATGGAACATTTCATATTAAGATTAAAAGCATTCATATTCGATTTTATAGTAGTAACATTATTCACAGCATTAGTAAACAATATACTATACATATTATTAGTATCATTCAATAATCAACAATTACTATCATGGTACCCATATGCAGTATTAATAATTGTCACATTAGCATATTTCACAATATTAGAAGCTAAAACCAACAAGACAATAGGTAAAAAAATAGCAAAACTTTACGTGTCAGACTCAGAAGGATACATGAGTTATGCAAGAGCATTCATAAGAAATGTATCAAAAATATTCTGGGTACCACTAATAATAGATGTAATAATAGGAAAAGTATTAGGTTTCCCATCAAGACTATTTGATAAAATTGCTGGAACAGATGTATACAGAGACGATGAACTAGAACAAGTATAAATTGGGGTAATATTATTGTTAGATATTAAAATATTTAGAGATAATCCTGAAACAGTATTTGAATCAGAAAAGAAAAGATTCAGAGAAACAACAAACGCAGAAAAAGTAATAGAATACGATAATTTATGGAGGGACGGACTTAAAAGATTAAACGATCTACGTTCAGAAAAAAATAAGTTATCAAAATCATTCAAACAAGCAAAAAAAGATGGTAACATCGAAGAAGTCATAACCAAATCAAAAGAAGTTGCCAATGAAATAAAAGAACTTGAACCAAAAATCGAGGAATACATTAAAATCCGTGACGATTACAGGTACAAGGTAGGTAACATCATTGATTCAGAAGTTCCAATCTCAGACACTGAAGATGATAATTTGATAGTGAAAGAGGAAGGAAACAAAAAATCATTCGATTTCACACCATTAAACCATGTTGATTTAATTCAAAAAATTGACGGAGCTGACACAGAAACAGCATCAAGCATAGCAGGTTCAAGATTTTATTACCTGAAACAGGACATACTATTCTTAAACCTTGCATTAATACAATTTGCATTAAATGAACTCAAACAACAGGGATACACACCACTACAAACACCATTCTTCGTTAAAAGTGAAGTAGCAGCAGAAACATCCGAACTAGGAGAATTTCAGGAAACACTATACAAAGTAGAAAACGAGGACTTATACCTCATAGCAACCGCTGAACAAACACTAGCAGCACTTCACCGGGACGAAATCATAAGCTCAGAAGACCTTCCACTACGTTACTGTGCATTATCAACATGCTTCAGAAAGGAAGCAGGATCACACGGTAAAGACACACTGGGAATATTCAGAGTACACCAGTTCGAGAAAATTGAACAGTTCATATACTCCACCCCTGAAGAATCAGTAAATGAACATAAAAGATTACTCGAAGTAACAGAGAACATATACAAAAAATTAGGATTATCTTACAGGATAGTTTCAATAGTATCCTCAGCTTTAAATGATAATGCAGCAATAAAGTATGACCTCGAAGCATGGTTCCCAGGTTCTAATGCATACAGGGAACTGGTTTCATGCACAAACTGTAAAGATTATCAGGCAAGAAAAACCAAAACTCGTGTAGGACAAGCAGGAGCAGGAGATGCCGTTACTTTACACACACTTAACAGTACGGCTATTGCTACAGAAAGAACTATATGCTGTATTCTTGAAAACTATCAGCAAGAAGACGGTAGCATAAAAGTTCCAGATGTATTAGTACCATACATGAATGGTAAAACAGTCATTGAAGCTAAAAATTAACCCCCATTTTTTTTGGTGCGACGAGCGATTATCTTTAATTTTGTTCGCACATTAAATTCTTTTTTTTGTGTTGGTATAGTATTTATTTGAACGGATACTTTTAACCTTGTTGTATGGGTTATTCTCCCTTGAAACTGTGTTACTGGTAACTGTGGGGGTAGTTTGCATGATAGGTAAAGCTTAATCTTATTCCTAGCATCCATGGAATGGAGGGCGAGAGAAAGACCAATAGTTGGGTTAATGTTAAATGAACTTTTATAAGCATTGTGAAGTGGGCCAACATGTTAGGATGATTAAAGGATGTGTTGAAGATTGTAGGCAGGTTAGACGAAGTGAAAAAGGACGTCTATTGATTACTACCTGTATGTCTGTCGGTGTAATGGGAGAGCCTAAGTTGTGTCGTAGTGTCTAACAGAAGATAAACTCGGTAAGTCCAGTAAAGTCTAATAACTATTATTGGTAGGGGTTTCTGTGAGGAAATTCTAAGACTTTATTGGGTAAGGGATGTTGAGAAAAGCTAATGCCATCGTGAGTCGTTGAGACAGCAGGAATTTAACAAAATTACGACTGTTTGATGGATATGCTGACTTCAACAGGTGTATAACATGATTATTAAAACGGATTTGTATTCATAGGGATGTGTGATGATATTATGAGTCAATTTTCAGTTGAAGAAAACTGTAGAAACTCTAGTGGTTTGTGTCAGTCCACGATAATTAGACAAACTCGACGAAGAATGGTCCAATATTAATTGGAACTATGTTACTCGAAGCATACATCGGATACAATAGTGGAGAATTTATGCTGAAGAAACTAGTGAAGTTTCTTTAGATAACTAATATGCTTGAGCTGTATGTCTGGAAACGGACACGTACGGTTCTGAGGAGAGAGTGCGACAAGATAGGATCTCCAATTCCCATTGTTGTCAGTGAAACAAGGATATTGTTCTTGTTTTAATCCTAGTCGTATTGGGATTTCATTATCTGAAACTTCTAATTGAGTGATTGGTTGGAAGGTTGCATGACGAAAAGTCTAATCAAATATCCTTATTTTCCAAAATATTATATATTCAAAGGGATGTTTGGGGGCTAAATGAAGAGTAAAATAATGGTTAACTTAAAGTGAATGGTTGTAAGCCTCGTCACAGATAACAATTGAATAATTTGAATAATACCTATTAAATAGGATTTTTGGAAATATAATTGTCTTATAAACAGGAAATAAGTATTTCTCTCATACTTAATTGTATACGACCCACATGTTTATCGGGGTATAGACTGAACCTGCACTTACTCGTATCTGGCTGGAGATTAACTTGGTAAGCTTCTTATGGTCTCAAAGATTAGTTTTTTTGAGTAAGTGGATTGTGAATGAAGCCTAAATCCATAGGATGTAGAGGATTTTGGAGGAAGCTAATGCCGTTATTAACCGAAAGGTAGCAGAAAAGAAAGGGAATTAGAACTGTGAACGGATACCATTCCTTAATTTATGGATGGACTTGGAAACAAGGCAGACTTCCAAATGGTGAACAACACGTGAATAAAGCGTTTTTATTTAGTATTTACTGAAAGGATGGTGAATATAATGATGAGTAACACCTGTAATAATAATTATAGGTCCACGACTCCATACACTACTGATTGGTCTTGTATTAAATGGAATAGGATTGAAAAGTATGTAAGTAAATTACAGAAGCGAATATTTCGTGCCGAGCGTAATGGTAATTCTCATAAAGTACGTGATTTGCAACGAATGTTAGTTTATAGTGAATCAGCGTTACTTATGGCTATTAAAAGAGTTACTCAGATTAATAAAGGTAAAAGAACACCTGGAATTGATAATTTTCGTGCTTTATCGGATGAAGCACGTGGTGAACTTTTTGATTCGATGAAGTTAATGAATATTAAGAAACATAGGCCTAAACCCGCATATCGTACTTATATTCCTAAAAAGAATGGTAAATTACGTTCACTGGGTATACCTGCAATAGTTGATAGAATATATCAAGAAATTCTTCGTATGGCCCTTGAACCACAAGCAGAAGCTTATTTTGAGCCTACTAGTTATGGTTTCAGACCTAAAAGAGGTACTTTTGATGCTGCCGAAAGAATCTTTTATAACATCAGAAATGGAAAATGGAACTGGGTATTTGAAGGAGATTTTCGAGCTTGTTTCGATACACTTTCACATGATTTCATTTTAAAACAAATAAAGGGATTTCCCTTTGTTAAAGTTGTTGAACGATTTTTAAAAGCAGGATATGTGGATAATAAAGTATTTAATCCTACTAATGAAGGTACACCTCAAGGGGGCTTATTATCGCCATTGCTTGCAAATATTGCATTACATGGTATGGAAGAAATTTTAAACATATCCTATCATAAAAGAAATAGTATACGAAATGGAAAAGTATATGAATCCTTTGAAACTAAAGGAAAATATCGAATTGTTAGGTATGCGGATGATTTTGTGATATTTGCCAGAAATAAGGAAGATATTTTAGAAGTAGATAATATTCTTCAACCTTATCTTAAAGACAGAGGTTTAACTCTTGCTTTAGATAAAACGAAGATTACAAATATTCATGATGGATTTGATTTTCTAGGTTTTGAATTCAAAAGACATAAAACTCATAATGGATTTAAATCTCTTATCAAACCAGCTAAAAGTGGTATTCAGAAATTTATGAAAGAAATTGACCGAAGATTTAAAATTATGAATGGTAATAATGTTGATTCGTTAATTAATTTTATTAATCCATTAATTCGAGGAACGGCTAATTATTGGAAACCCTTTATTTCTAGTCGTATATTTTCTAAAATGGATAATTACATTTGGAAAAAGACTTATAAATTTCTTAGAAGATTGCATCCACATAAAAGTTGGGGTTGGATTAAGAAGAAATACTTTCCACCTTATAATGATGGTAGACATAGGGATAATTGGATTTTAACTGGCCCTAACGATGGTCTTTGTTTGGCTAAAATGAGTTGGGTTAAGATTAAGAGACATATTATGATTAAACATGATTATAGTCCTTATGATGCTACTAAATCAGATTATTTTAATATGAGAAATCTTAAATATAAGAATATGCCCTTACATCTTGGATAAAAGTTTGCTCGAGCTGTATGTCTGGAAACAGACACGTACAGTTCCAAAGAGAGTATGGGGGAGTAATCCTCCAATCTTATCTGACAGGAGTGAGCAATCACTCCGACTTATCAGACAACTAGTAAAATATCCTTACGACAATTATATTCAAAGCCATCGATTAAAAGATGGATGATGTATCTCAATTTAAGAATCATCCTCCTGAGGGGTTTCCGGAATCTCGCCAAACCAGTTGCTTCTATTTCCGATGTAATAAAGTAAGATACCGAAAATTACAGAGCCCATGGTTGAAATTATTAAATCAGCCATTTGTATTGTTGAGGTTGAGGATTGAATTCCGAACATGACCAGTAAGCTGAAGGATAAGTTATTTGCAGTATGGAATGCGGAACTGACTTCCAGACCATTGGCTTTCCATGCTAAAAATCCCATTACTAAACCTGAAATTATTATCCCAATGTTTCCTATACCATTGTATCCGTGGGTGAATCCAAAGATTATGGCTTGGAGAATGATTGCCAATAATGGTATGTTAAACCATGACCCTAAGGTTTGCATAAGAAGTCCACGGTACACGTATTCTTCAGCAATACATTGTAGCGGCACTACAATTAGGAGGATTATAAATAACAGTATTGTAAAATGATAATTTCCTCCATTACCTAGTATTATGGATTCAATAATTCCAACGACAAGGAATAAAATAAACGGGATTATAAATGCCTTGAGATAGAGTTGGGTGTTCCATCCTCCACGTGAAGAGGAGTATGAGGAAAACGGCCTATCCTTAACAATTTTATTTGCAAGGTACAAAGAT
It encodes:
- the ltrA gene encoding group II intron reverse transcriptase/maturase, which gives rise to MSNTCNNNYRSTTPYTTDWSCIKWNRIEKYVSKLQKRIFRAERNGNSHKVRDLQRMLVYSESALLMAIKRVTQINKGKRTPGIDNFRALSDEARGELFDSMKLMNIKKHRPKPAYRTYIPKKNGKLRSLGIPAIVDRIYQEILRMALEPQAEAYFEPTSYGFRPKRGTFDAAERIFYNIRNGKWNWVFEGDFRACFDTLSHDFILKQIKGFPFVKVVERFLKAGYVDNKVFNPTNEGTPQGGLLSPLLANIALHGMEEILNISYHKRNSIRNGKVYESFETKGKYRIVRYADDFVIFARNKEDILEVDNILQPYLKDRGLTLALDKTKITNIHDGFDFLGFEFKRHKTHNGFKSLIKPAKSGIQKFMKEIDRRFKIMNGNNVDSLINFINPLIRGTANYWKPFISSRIFSKMDNYIWKKTYKFLRRLHPHKSWGWIKKKYFPPYNDGRHRDNWILTGPNDGLCLAKMSWVKIKRHIMIKHDYSPYDATKSDYFNMRNLKYKNMPLHLG
- a CDS encoding type II CAAX endopeptidase family protein, producing MTGKEISEYITFPKTFEKYRWYKPILVFIIGTIIFLILNLLLIAVFYAICGENIMVQLLHGGYEVMNSEIGEIYSHLGVVIMLPSLYLANKIVKDRPFSSYSSSRGGWNTQLYLKAFIIPFILFLVVGIIESIILGNGGNYHFTILLFIILLIVVPLQCIAEEYVYRGLLMQTLGSWFNIPLLAIILQAIIFGFTHGYNGIGNIGIIISGLVMGFLAWKANGLEVSSAFHTANNLSFSLLVMFGIQSSTSTIQMADLIISTMGSVIFGILLYYIGNRSNWFGEIPETPQEDDS
- a CDS encoding DNA polymerase domain-containing protein, whose translation is MSIPKIIEEQVTELLSSINHDLPDDMELELEGYYDRGFFVSKKRYAVIYEGEITVKGLELVRRDWAPVAKNTQHDVLEAILKDASPNKAKKIVKNVIKKLNSGNVPIEDLVIHTKLTKKPENYKQIAPHVIAAEKLRLHGQKVTSGTIIRYVITKGNQPISRRAEPVEYVGDKEYDPEYYIQNQVLPATLRILESIGYSEEQIMNNERQTSLDSFF
- a CDS encoding RDD family protein — translated: MEHFILRLKAFIFDFIVVTLFTALVNNILYILLVSFNNQQLLSWYPYAVLIIVTLAYFTILEAKTNKTIGKKIAKLYVSDSEGYMSYARAFIRNVSKIFWVPLIIDVIIGKVLGFPSRLFDKIAGTDVYRDDELEQV
- a CDS encoding DnaJ domain-containing protein, with product MIKNYSNKINDFTDKINYNKRTKLEHNQLLSIFTMKNKLEGKKSMNPKRNYYKILNVKMDADNKSIKKSYKKLALKYHPDVNQSENAAKKFRILTEAYNVLIDKEKRKEYDHKRASLIRKQAQIKKNELKIKEGKLRHRRQARRKSSLSKYVKLAGQLERDYGLVSSALGLVINNSSLKRGNGSQQNNSSALNIVSNLLSTASSSHKGHKHRYRGDRY
- a CDS encoding nucleotidyltransferase domain-containing protein; this translates as MKNRMEIAKKFAQSIKSKYIEQIILYGSVARGEDNENSDIDILIITDNYEKIEDLIAEEVLNTIIKEEEYVSTNIMTKQRYEKTKNFSFLENIRKEGVILG
- the hypE gene encoding hydrogenase expression/formation protein HypE; its protein translation is MAYSDDKINMVHGAGGEVMQGMISDIILGNLSKTSVNGGIGLESLDDSATIPLDDDHVVVTTIDAHTVQPLFFPGGDIGRISAAGTLNDISVMGVKPVSLSNAMVISEGFERADLEKIIKSMNKTCEEVDAAIITGDTKVIDSDKLDSMIITTAGIGIGKKEDIVRDSGLEVGDKVIITGSVGDHGMAIMSKREGFGYETELKSDVAPVWSMVEAAKEVGTITAMKDPTRGGIANALNEMATKASVGMRLDEERIPVKSEVEAVSDMLGIDPFEVANEGKIVMGVKADDAEDILQAIRKTKYGKDAEIIGEVTEGKRVIMETLIGGERLIEPPIADPVPRVC
- the serS gene encoding serine--tRNA ligase: MLDIKIFRDNPETVFESEKKRFRETTNAEKVIEYDNLWRDGLKRLNDLRSEKNKLSKSFKQAKKDGNIEEVITKSKEVANEIKELEPKIEEYIKIRDDYRYKVGNIIDSEVPISDTEDDNLIVKEEGNKKSFDFTPLNHVDLIQKIDGADTETASSIAGSRFYYLKQDILFLNLALIQFALNELKQQGYTPLQTPFFVKSEVAAETSELGEFQETLYKVENEDLYLIATAEQTLAALHRDEIISSEDLPLRYCALSTCFRKEAGSHGKDTLGIFRVHQFEKIEQFIYSTPEESVNEHKRLLEVTENIYKKLGLSYRIVSIVSSALNDNAAIKYDLEAWFPGSNAYRELVSCTNCKDYQARKTKTRVGQAGAGDAVTLHTLNSTAIATERTICCILENYQQEDGSIKVPDVLVPYMNGKTVIEAKN
- a CDS encoding 30S ribosomal protein S8e produces the protein MAIWQGSSLRKPTGARSRRNRNKRNAEFGRTPADTRIGEEVKKEIIVRGNGTKARATVANRINVIDPKDNSSKNVEIKTVLENSANAHFVRRNIITKGAVVETEIGKAKITSRPGQKGIVNGVLIE